A DNA window from Aureibaculum sp. 2308TA14-22 contains the following coding sequences:
- a CDS encoding NUDIX hydrolase: MDELIDILDEQGNITGKTCMKSEAHKKGIWHHCIHVWLYTINGEVLIQKRIVSKDTFPNRWDVSVAGHIRAGEDILLAAQREVFEELGIKVELSDLNFTGNFKTDIKHNEFLLDREYHHVYISELTLPIEELNIQLEEVSEIKLIPISNLNETLINKNLEHQFVPYERNYFNMVFEAIKNFIFLQT, encoded by the coding sequence ATGGATGAATTAATTGATATTCTAGATGAGCAAGGAAATATTACAGGGAAAACCTGTATGAAGTCCGAAGCTCATAAAAAAGGGATTTGGCACCATTGTATCCATGTTTGGTTGTATACTATAAACGGAGAGGTTTTAATTCAGAAAAGAATTGTTTCTAAAGATACGTTTCCTAATAGGTGGGATGTTTCCGTTGCGGGACATATTCGGGCAGGAGAAGATATTCTTTTAGCAGCTCAAAGAGAAGTATTTGAAGAATTAGGTATTAAAGTTGAGTTGAGTGATTTGAATTTTACAGGAAATTTTAAAACAGATATTAAACATAATGAGTTTCTATTAGATAGAGAATATCATCATGTTTATATTTCAGAACTAACGTTACCAATTGAGGAGCTAAATATACAATTGGAAGAAGTTTCAGAAATTAAACTTATACCTATTTCAAATTTAAATGAAACCCTAATTAATAAAAATCTAGAACATCAGTTTGTGCCCTATGAACGAAATTATTTTAATATGGTCTTTGAGGCTATTAAAAACTTTATTTTCTTACAAACGTAA
- the cyoE gene encoding heme o synthase codes for MQTSLGSITKKQSFATVLDDLKQLTKFGLSISVVFSALAGYLLAAESVQISTLLLLAVGGYFMVGASNAFNQIIEKDTDKLMKRTMNRPLPAGRMSVNTAMIIAVVSTILGITILYMINPKTAMFGAISIFLYTSIYTPLKSKTPLVVFVGALPGAIPFMLGWVAATGKFGIEAGMLFMIQFFWQFPHFWAIGWLQYDEYKKAGFNMLPTGEKNKKATSQIVLYTIWMIIVSVFPVLKLTGSLYLSPVAAILILISGIVMLYYGVKLHKNQTDKLARKLMLASVLYITLIQVIYVIDKFLH; via the coding sequence ATGCAGACTTCATTGGGTTCTATTACAAAAAAACAATCCTTTGCAACGGTTTTAGATGACTTAAAACAATTGACCAAATTTGGGTTGTCAATTAGTGTAGTATTTTCTGCATTAGCTGGGTATTTACTTGCTGCTGAATCCGTACAAATATCAACATTGCTTTTATTGGCCGTTGGAGGTTATTTTATGGTTGGGGCTTCAAATGCTTTTAACCAAATTATTGAAAAAGATACCGATAAGTTAATGAAGCGTACTATGAACAGGCCTTTGCCTGCTGGCAGAATGTCGGTAAATACGGCAATGATTATTGCCGTTGTTTCAACCATTTTGGGGATTACTATTTTATATATGATAAACCCTAAAACAGCAATGTTTGGAGCTATTTCAATATTTTTATATACTAGTATTTACACGCCTTTAAAATCCAAAACGCCATTGGTTGTTTTTGTTGGTGCATTACCAGGAGCCATTCCATTTATGCTAGGCTGGGTGGCGGCAACTGGTAAGTTTGGTATAGAAGCAGGTATGTTATTTATGATTCAATTTTTTTGGCAATTCCCACATTTTTGGGCTATTGGATGGTTACAATATGATGAGTATAAAAAAGCGGGATTCAATATGTTACCTACGGGTGAGAAGAATAAAAAAGCTACCTCGCAAATTGTACTTTACACTATTTGGATGATTATTGTTTCTGTATTTCCTGTATTAAAATTAACGGGAAGTTTATATTTATCTCCAGTTGCGGCAATTTTAATTTTGATTTCAGGTATAGTAATGTTATACTATGGTGTGAAATTACATAAAAATCAAACGGATAAATTGGCCAGAAAACTAATGTTAGCAAGTGTTTTGTATATTACACTTATTCAAGTAATTTACGTAATAGATAAATTTTTACATTAA
- a CDS encoding cytochrome c oxidase subunit 3, which yields MEAQVKSRTSKQMMYVAIISMIMMFAGLTSAYVISSNREDWVTFDLPQGLYISTLLIILSSVTYFLARKSIHKNNRLLTTIFLVSTLLLAIGFVFFQIEGFNQLREVGLYFTGEGSVVSSSLLVAISFAHLLHVAAGLIVLLVVLFKHLNNKYSAENALGLEVGGIFWHFVDFLWIFLFLFFYFIT from the coding sequence ATGGAAGCTCAAGTAAAAAGTAGGACTTCAAAACAGATGATGTATGTTGCCATCATTAGTATGATAATGATGTTTGCAGGTTTAACAAGTGCCTATGTAATTAGTAGTAATAGGGAAGACTGGGTAACTTTTGATTTGCCTCAAGGCCTTTACATTAGCACCTTGTTAATTATCTTAAGTAGCGTTACTTATTTTTTAGCAAGAAAAAGTATTCATAAAAATAATAGATTGTTAACAACAATTTTTTTAGTATCGACGTTACTATTAGCTATTGGATTTGTCTTTTTTCAAATCGAAGGATTCAACCAATTAAGAGAAGTAGGATTATATTTTACTGGAGAGGGCAGCGTGGTATCATCATCGTTATTGGTAGCTATTTCGTTTGCTCATTTATTGCATGTTGCGGCCGGACTCATTGTTTTACTAGTTGTGCTTTTTAAGCATTTGAATAATAAATATAGTGCAGAAAATGCATTGGGATTAGAAGTTGGTGGAATTTTTTGGCATTTTGTAGATTTTTTATGGATTTTCCTGTTTTTATTTTTCTATTTCATTACATAA
- a CDS encoding cytochrome c oxidase subunit 3, with translation MEATIAKENTEGDSWTGGGKKPLGASYGKMMMWFFIMSDALTFSGFLAAYGLMRFKFIDSWPIADEVFTHVPFMHDGHYPMYYVAFMTFILIFSSVTMVLAVDAGHQMKKNKVILYMLLTIIGGLIFLGSQAWEWKNFINGTYGSLVLQDGKVVQFVDDTGHQIALENFVTKSATNERVPHTRSNGLWYVKDAGALPPYSVNEVIESFKNSPNVNLRTEQINLDIKKKVILSKEEANRLLTKASSVVKGANLKINEYGNTLFADFFFFITGFHGFHVFSGILINIIIFFNVIIGTYERRGHYEMVEKVGLYWHFVDLVWVFVFTFFYLV, from the coding sequence ATGGAAGCAACAATTGCTAAAGAAAACACAGAAGGTGACTCTTGGACTGGTGGCGGTAAAAAACCGTTAGGAGCCAGTTATGGTAAAATGATGATGTGGTTTTTTATCATGTCTGATGCTTTAACTTTTTCAGGATTTTTAGCAGCTTACGGGCTTATGCGTTTTAAATTTATTGACAGCTGGCCTATAGCTGATGAGGTTTTTACGCACGTACCTTTCATGCATGATGGTCATTACCCAATGTACTACGTAGCTTTTATGACTTTTATCCTAATTTTTTCATCGGTAACTATGGTATTAGCAGTTGATGCTGGTCACCAGATGAAAAAAAATAAGGTTATTTTATACATGTTGTTAACTATCATTGGAGGACTGATTTTCTTGGGTTCGCAAGCTTGGGAGTGGAAGAATTTTATCAACGGAACTTATGGTTCTTTAGTGTTGCAAGACGGTAAAGTTGTTCAGTTTGTTGATGATACAGGCCACCAAATTGCACTAGAAAATTTTGTTACTAAATCAGCAACAAATGAGAGAGTACCACATACAAGAAGTAATGGATTGTGGTATGTTAAGGATGCTGGAGCATTGCCACCATATTCTGTAAATGAAGTTATTGAAAGCTTTAAAAATAGCCCCAATGTAAACCTCAGAACAGAGCAAATAAATTTAGATATTAAGAAAAAAGTTATATTATCTAAAGAGGAAGCAAATAGGCTTTTAACAAAAGCAAGTAGTGTGGTAAAAGGTGCAAACCTGAAGATTAACGAATACGGTAATACTCTATTTGCTGATTTCTTTTTCTTTATTACCGGATTTCACGGATTTCACGTTTTTTCAGGAATTTTGATAAATATCATTATTTTCTTTAATGTTATTATTGGTACTTACGAGAGGAGAGGACATTATGAAATGGTTGAAAAAGTAGGTCTGTATTGGCACTTTGTCGATTTAGTATGGGTATTTGTATTTACATTCTTCTATTTAGTTTAA
- a CDS encoding cytochrome C oxidase subunit IV family protein: MAHDQEHEHESHVGLIWKVFGFLSLVTIVEVALGIIKPKSLHLGIFLGTSWLNWIFIILTLVKAYGITWYFMHIKYEKAGLRRAVVWTTTFLICYLAALLLIEGDYLGGILQEYTRWSY, encoded by the coding sequence ATGGCACACGATCAAGAACACGAACACGAATCGCATGTAGGATTAATTTGGAAAGTCTTCGGATTTTTGTCTCTAGTAACAATTGTTGAGGTAGCTTTGGGTATTATAAAACCTAAGAGTTTGCACTTGGGTATATTTTTAGGAACGAGTTGGTTAAACTGGATTTTTATTATTTTAACCTTGGTAAAAGCCTACGGAATTACTTGGTATTTTATGCATATAAAATATGAAAAAGCGGGTTTACGTAGAGCCGTTGTTTGGACAACTACCTTCCTAATTTGCTATTTAGCAGCTTTACTATTAATTGAAGGCGACTATCTTGGCGGTATTTTACAAGAATATACACGTTGGAGCTATTAA
- a CDS encoding SCO family protein: MKMKKTYIGIAFVVLVFGIWAVPKIVNKLSPPSLLKFEKVPDFEFTNQNNNIISNSNFKDKVYVVEFFFTSCPTICPKMHQSMLKIQDAFYGNPNFGIASITIDPKRDTPETLKKYSEKHNATLKNWHFLTGDKDIIYDFSNNGFKLYAGENEEAEGGFEHSGLFALIDKDGYIRSRTITVGEFENPIKFYDGLDAEQVQMLKEDISILLNE, translated from the coding sequence TTGAAAATGAAAAAAACATACATAGGTATAGCATTTGTTGTTTTGGTATTCGGTATTTGGGCAGTGCCAAAAATTGTAAATAAATTATCACCACCATCTTTATTAAAGTTTGAAAAAGTGCCTGATTTTGAGTTTACAAATCAAAATAATAATATTATATCCAATAGTAACTTTAAAGATAAAGTGTATGTAGTAGAGTTTTTCTTTACCTCTTGCCCAACTATTTGCCCAAAAATGCATCAAAGTATGCTTAAAATACAAGATGCCTTTTACGGTAATCCAAATTTCGGAATTGCTTCAATAACAATAGATCCAAAAAGAGATACTCCTGAAACACTAAAAAAATATTCTGAAAAGCACAATGCAACGTTAAAAAATTGGCATTTTTTAACGGGAGATAAAGATATCATTTACGATTTTTCCAATAATGGTTTTAAACTATATGCTGGCGAAAATGAAGAAGCCGAAGGTGGCTTTGAACATTCAGGTTTATTTGCTTTAATTGATAAAGATGGTTATATACGATCTAGAACCATAACCGTTGGCGAATTTGAAAATCCAATAAAGTTTTATGATGGATTGGATGCTGAACAGGTTCAAATGCTCAAGGAAGACATCAGTATTTTATTAAATGAATAA
- a CDS encoding DUF420 domain-containing protein — translation MNQVTKKYNKWILILSIVIPLVIAGLFKVKIDVDLPIFLPPVYATINAITAILLIIAVWAIKNGKRDLHERLMKTSLICSVLFLVMYVLYHMTSDSTKFGGEGTVKYIYFFILLTHILLSIAVIPFVLITYVRAITGDFEKHKKIAKFTFPLWLYVAVSGVVVYLMILPYY, via the coding sequence ATGAATCAGGTAACAAAAAAATATAATAAATGGATTCTTATTTTGTCAATAGTTATTCCGTTGGTGATTGCAGGATTATTTAAGGTTAAAATTGATGTTGACCTACCCATTTTTTTACCGCCAGTTTATGCGACTATAAATGCAATTACGGCAATTTTGTTAATTATTGCAGTTTGGGCAATTAAAAACGGGAAAAGAGATTTGCACGAGCGTTTGATGAAAACGTCCCTAATCTGTTCCGTGCTTTTTTTGGTAATGTATGTGCTTTATCACATGACATCTGATTCCACTAAATTTGGTGGGGAGGGAACAGTAAAATATATTTACTTTTTTATTTTATTAACGCACATTTTATTGTCAATTGCAGTAATACCATTTGTTTTAATTACTTATGTTAGGGCAATAACAGGAGATTTTGAAAAACATAAAAAAATTGCGAAATTTACATTTCCATTATGGTTGTATGTCGCTGTATCGGGAGTTGTTGTTTATCTGATGATTTTGCCTTATTATTAA
- a CDS encoding TolC family protein yields MKIRLSVLITLLVIATAFAQDKKWTLKECVDHALEHNIAIKKNKKFVEISEVDVMDAKGNFLPNLNASVNPGLNFGSSIGQDGARISTDNFRSSFTLNSNTTIFNGFRNTITYKQAKLGVEASKLDLQKIEDDISLFVVNAYLNVLFAKENLEVAQTQYEISTKNIEVTQAQVDAGVKPKGDLLDAESTVATDAQNVVTQQNALDLALLSLAQLLQVSPDNFDVATIDVGSPSIATLYENSNMVYEKALDNRAEIARAKLAVDNAELGIELAKSAYSPSLGFSAGAGTSYQNVFNSAFTNDSFTDQFKNNLGYSLGFSLNIPIFNRNQTKANVNRSIINQKISEIDLEDQKLQLKETIERAYLDAKAAAKSFEVAKISLDAQKEAFKNAEERYNLGAMTSFDFDQVRSRFVDAESTLIRAKFDYVFKTKVLEFYFGEEIVLE; encoded by the coding sequence ATGAAAATCAGACTAAGTGTTTTAATTACACTCCTTGTTATTGCAACGGCCTTTGCTCAAGATAAAAAATGGACTTTAAAAGAGTGTGTAGACCATGCACTTGAGCATAATATTGCTATAAAAAAGAACAAAAAATTTGTTGAAATAAGTGAAGTGGATGTTATGGATGCTAAAGGTAATTTTTTACCTAATTTAAATGCTTCCGTAAATCCAGGATTGAACTTTGGTTCTTCAATTGGTCAAGATGGTGCAAGAATTTCAACAGATAATTTTAGATCTTCATTCACCCTTAATAGTAATACAACTATTTTTAATGGGTTTAGAAATACAATTACTTACAAACAAGCCAAATTAGGTGTTGAAGCTAGTAAATTAGATTTACAAAAAATTGAAGATGATATTTCCTTATTTGTTGTTAATGCCTACCTCAATGTTTTGTTTGCCAAAGAGAATTTAGAAGTGGCTCAAACACAGTATGAAATTAGCACCAAAAATATAGAAGTTACTCAAGCACAAGTTGATGCTGGCGTTAAGCCTAAAGGGGATTTATTGGACGCTGAGTCAACAGTTGCAACTGATGCTCAAAATGTAGTCACCCAACAGAATGCATTAGATTTGGCACTACTGTCATTAGCCCAGTTATTACAAGTGTCGCCTGATAATTTTGATGTAGCTACTATTGATGTTGGATCACCTTCTATTGCGACACTTTATGAAAATTCAAATATGGTTTATGAGAAAGCATTGGATAATAGAGCAGAAATAGCTAGAGCTAAATTAGCGGTTGACAATGCGGAATTAGGAATTGAGTTAGCTAAAAGTGCATACTCTCCATCATTAGGTTTTTCTGCAGGTGCTGGAACTTCTTATCAAAATGTCTTTAACAGTGCTTTTACAAATGACAGCTTTACAGATCAGTTCAAAAATAATTTAGGATATAGTCTAGGTTTTTCATTAAATATTCCAATTTTTAATAGAAATCAGACTAAAGCAAATGTTAACCGGTCAATTATTAATCAAAAAATAAGTGAGATTGATTTAGAAGATCAAAAACTACAACTAAAAGAAACTATTGAAAGAGCGTATTTGGATGCCAAAGCCGCAGCAAAATCATTTGAAGTTGCTAAAATATCTTTAGACGCACAGAAAGAAGCTTTTAAAAATGCTGAAGAACGATACAATTTAGGAGCTATGACCTCTTTTGATTTTGACCAGGTCAGAAGCCGCTTTGTTGATGCTGAGTCAACTTTAATCAGAGCCAAGTTTGACTATGTTTTTAAAACCAAAGTACTAGAGTTTTATTTTGGTGAGGAAATAGTCCTAGAATAA
- the tsaB gene encoding tRNA (adenosine(37)-N6)-threonylcarbamoyltransferase complex dimerization subunit type 1 TsaB, with product MSLILNIETATKNCSVSLAKNGELLALKELSNGGYSHGEQLHVFIQETLTISKKAINDIDAIAVSKGPGSYTGLRIGVSTAKGLCFSLDIPLISISTLASLANTIAVEKNMIVVPLLDARRMEVYSAVFNNNYNQIRETKAEIINENSFSEYLSKGKVYFLGDGAEKCKTVIKNDNAIFLDGYFPSAKQMVGLSYEKHKKNDIEDVAYFEPFYLKDFMVTTPKK from the coding sequence TTGTCTTTAATCTTAAACATAGAAACTGCTACTAAAAACTGCTCGGTAAGCTTAGCCAAAAATGGAGAATTACTTGCTTTAAAAGAGCTAAGTAACGGTGGTTATTCGCATGGCGAACAATTACACGTTTTCATTCAGGAGACGTTAACAATCAGCAAAAAGGCAATTAACGATATAGATGCTATTGCAGTAAGTAAAGGGCCTGGTTCATATACGGGTTTACGTATTGGCGTTTCAACTGCTAAGGGCTTGTGTTTTTCTTTAGATATACCATTAATTTCTATTTCAACGCTTGCATCATTGGCAAATACAATTGCTGTTGAAAAAAACATGATTGTAGTACCTTTGTTAGATGCTAGAAGAATGGAAGTATATAGTGCTGTTTTTAACAATAACTATAATCAGATCAGAGAAACAAAAGCCGAAATTATTAACGAAAATTCATTTTCAGAATATTTGAGTAAAGGTAAAGTTTACTTTTTAGGTGATGGGGCGGAAAAATGCAAAACAGTAATAAAAAATGATAATGCTATTTTCCTTGACGGCTATTTCCCTTCAGCCAAACAAATGGTTGGACTCTCTTATGAAAAACATAAAAAAAACGACATTGAAGATGTCGCTTATTTTGAGCCTTTTTACTTAAAAGATTTTATGGTTACTACTCCAAAAAAGTAA
- a CDS encoding mechanosensitive ion channel family protein, whose protein sequence is MDFENIMNQATTFLTTYGISIIGAIVIWIIGSWIIKKLLKVARNVMTKNDYDESLQKFLLNLLGWTLKILLILAILAKLGVETTSFAAILAAAGLAVGLALQGSLSNFAGGVLLMIFKPIKIGDLIEAQGELGVVKEIEIFTTKIITPTNKLVIIPNGTLSNGNIVNYTEEGKLRVDLTFGVGYDSDIKQTKDVLMSVITTNDKVLKDPAPTVNVSELADSSVNFAVRPWCTPEHYWDVYFETTENVKVALDKAGIEIPYPHAVEIQKEG, encoded by the coding sequence ATGGATTTTGAAAATATAATGAATCAAGCAACAACTTTTTTAACTACTTATGGTATCTCAATCATAGGAGCCATAGTCATATGGATAATTGGTTCTTGGATAATTAAAAAGTTACTTAAAGTTGCTCGTAACGTAATGACCAAAAATGATTACGATGAGAGCTTGCAAAAATTCTTACTTAATCTATTAGGCTGGACGCTGAAAATATTATTAATTCTTGCTATTCTTGCGAAATTAGGTGTTGAAACGACTTCTTTTGCAGCCATTTTAGCAGCGGCAGGTTTAGCAGTTGGCTTAGCATTACAAGGTTCGCTTTCAAATTTTGCTGGTGGTGTTTTACTAATGATTTTCAAGCCAATTAAAATTGGTGATTTAATTGAAGCACAAGGCGAATTAGGTGTAGTAAAAGAGATAGAAATATTTACAACAAAAATTATAACCCCAACAAATAAATTAGTAATTATACCTAACGGAACCTTATCTAACGGAAATATTGTTAATTATACTGAAGAAGGTAAGTTAAGAGTTGATTTAACCTTTGGTGTTGGTTATGATTCTGACATCAAACAGACAAAAGATGTTTTAATGAGTGTCATAACTACCAATGATAAAGTATTAAAAGATCCTGCACCAACTGTAAATGTTTCTGAGCTTGCAGATAGTTCAGTTAATTTTGCTGTTAGGCCATGGTGTACGCCTGAACATTATTGGGATGTTTATTTTGAAACTACCGAAAATGTTAAAGTAGCATTAGATAAAGCTGGTATTGAAATTCCTTACCCACACGCAGTTGAAATACAAAAAGAAGGGTAA
- a CDS encoding DUF1304 domain-containing protein — translation MKTVQIFLVALVAILHLYFMILEMFYWTKPKGIKAFGLTKEFAEQSKVLAANQGLYNGFLAAGLIWSIISKNFSYQIAIFFLSCVIIAGIYGAYSTKKVKLFYIQSVPAIFALIITLLSSN, via the coding sequence ATGAAAACGGTTCAGATATTTCTGGTAGCTCTTGTAGCAATATTGCATTTGTATTTTATGATATTAGAAATGTTCTACTGGACAAAACCCAAGGGAATAAAGGCATTTGGTCTTACAAAAGAGTTTGCAGAACAAAGCAAAGTATTGGCTGCCAATCAAGGTTTATATAACGGGTTTTTAGCAGCTGGATTAATTTGGTCAATTATCAGCAAAAATTTTTCATATCAAATTGCAATTTTCTTTTTATCTTGCGTTATTATTGCAGGAATTTATGGAGCCTATTCAACAAAAAAAGTCAAACTTTTTTATATTCAATCTGTACCTGCTATTTTTGCCTTAATTATAACTTTACTATCATCAAATTAA
- a CDS encoding thioredoxin domain-containing protein produces the protein MTEEHKYTNNLINETSPYLLQHAHNPVDWYAWNDETLALAKKENKLILISIGYAACHWCHVMERESFEDSTVANIMNQNFINIKVDREERPDVDQIYINAVQLMTGSAGWPLNCIALPDGRPIWGSTYLPKENWKSALEQIIKLHKENPDKIEEYAAQLTTGVEQSGLVTLNTSEKEYTTVELDTIVDNWKKYMDTDLGGSVGAPKFPMPNNYQFLLRYAVQNNDDKIMDYVNTTLTNMAYGGLYDQIGGGFARYSVDAKWHIPHFEKMLYDNGQLVSLYANAYLVTKNPLYKQVVYETIRFVERELMDKTGAFYSSLDAVSEDENGELKEGLFYVWKKEELNNILKNDFDLFATYYNVNDTYKWENETYHLNRIGFNDDILENFQITEQELSKKVNYWKEVLLKAREQKSRPRLDDKILTSWNALILKGYVDAYRVFDNEHFLERALKTANFIDKVQHKEDGSLYRNYKNGKSNINAYLIDYATTIDAFISLHEITLDDKWLHKAKKMTDYCFDNFYDDKSKMFYFTSDSDSQLITRKIETDDNVIPSSNSIMANNLFKLGHYFANQAYSKNADQMLHNVKDKVLQYGGGASNWLLLYSNYLGNFYEIAIVGKDAKERLKEFNKKYIPNKLIVGSTTDSKLPLLEYKYSEGETTFYVCIDGTCKMPVNEAEKALEQIEILLK, from the coding sequence ATGACAGAAGAACATAAATACACCAATAACCTAATAAATGAAACAAGTCCTTATTTGTTACAACACGCCCACAACCCTGTTGATTGGTATGCTTGGAATGATGAAACCTTAGCTTTAGCAAAAAAAGAAAATAAATTGATTTTAATTTCCATTGGTTACGCAGCTTGCCATTGGTGCCATGTTATGGAACGTGAAAGTTTTGAAGACTCTACTGTTGCTAACATAATGAATCAAAATTTTATCAACATAAAAGTTGACCGTGAAGAAAGACCTGATGTAGATCAAATATATATAAATGCAGTACAGCTAATGACAGGTAGTGCGGGATGGCCGTTAAATTGTATTGCTTTGCCTGATGGCAGACCTATTTGGGGTAGCACCTATTTGCCTAAAGAAAATTGGAAAAGTGCTTTAGAACAAATTATAAAACTACATAAGGAAAATCCTGATAAAATTGAAGAATATGCCGCACAATTAACTACTGGTGTGGAACAATCTGGTTTAGTTACACTTAATACTTCTGAAAAAGAATATACAACCGTAGAACTCGATACCATTGTTGATAATTGGAAAAAGTACATGGATACTGACCTTGGTGGAAGTGTTGGTGCACCTAAATTCCCAATGCCCAATAATTATCAATTTTTGTTGCGGTATGCGGTTCAAAATAATGATGACAAGATAATGGATTACGTAAATACCACATTAACAAATATGGCCTATGGTGGCTTATATGACCAAATAGGCGGTGGTTTTGCACGTTATTCCGTAGATGCAAAATGGCACATACCTCATTTTGAAAAAATGCTTTACGACAACGGACAATTGGTTAGTTTATATGCTAATGCGTATTTAGTAACTAAAAACCCATTATACAAACAAGTTGTTTACGAAACCATACGCTTTGTAGAACGTGAATTAATGGATAAAACAGGTGCTTTTTATTCTTCGCTTGATGCGGTAAGCGAAGATGAAAATGGCGAATTAAAAGAAGGGCTTTTTTATGTTTGGAAAAAAGAGGAGTTAAATAATATACTCAAAAACGATTTTGATTTGTTTGCAACATACTATAATGTAAACGATACTTACAAATGGGAAAATGAAACGTATCATTTAAATCGTATTGGATTTAATGATGACATTTTAGAAAATTTTCAAATTACAGAACAAGAACTGTCCAAAAAAGTCAATTATTGGAAAGAAGTTTTATTAAAAGCAAGAGAACAAAAAAGTCGCCCGAGATTAGATGATAAAATTCTGACCTCATGGAATGCCTTAATACTGAAAGGTTATGTTGATGCCTATCGTGTTTTTGATAATGAACACTTTTTAGAAAGAGCATTAAAAACTGCTAATTTTATTGATAAAGTGCAACATAAAGAGGATGGCAGCTTATACCGCAATTATAAAAATGGCAAAAGCAATATAAATGCCTATTTGATTGATTATGCTACCACAATAGATGCCTTTATAAGTTTGCACGAGATTACTTTGGATGATAAATGGTTGCATAAGGCAAAGAAAATGACCGACTATTGTTTTGATAATTTTTACGACGACAAGAGTAAAATGTTCTATTTCACATCAGATAGCGACTCCCAATTGATTACCCGAAAAATTGAAACGGATGATAATGTAATCCCGTCTTCAAATTCTATTATGGCTAATAATTTATTTAAGTTAGGCCATTATTTTGCAAATCAAGCATATTCCAAAAATGCTGATCAAATGTTACACAATGTAAAGGATAAAGTTTTACAATATGGAGGTGGAGCTTCTAATTGGTTATTGTTGTATTCAAATTATTTAGGTAATTTTTACGAAATAGCTATTGTTGGTAAAGATGCCAAAGAAAGGCTAAAAGAATTCAATAAAAAATACATTCCAAATAAATTGATAGTTGGCAGTACAACAGATAGTAAATTGCCTTTATTAGAATATAAATATTCTGAAGGTGAAACTACATTTTATGTTTGTATTGATGGTACTTGTAAGATGCCAGTAAATGAGGCTGAAAAAGCATTGGAGCAAATTGAAATTCTCTTAAAATGA
- a CDS encoding dodecin family protein, whose protein sequence is MAVMKVIEVMANSDKSWEDATRKAVKHASKSVNHIKSVFVQSQSAVVKDGDVEEFRVNVKITFEVK, encoded by the coding sequence ATGGCAGTAATGAAAGTAATTGAAGTAATGGCAAATTCTGATAAAAGTTGGGAAGATGCAACTCGTAAAGCAGTAAAACACGCTTCAAAAAGTGTAAACCATATTAAATCAGTATTTGTGCAATCACAAAGTGCAGTTGTCAAAGATGGTGATGTTGAAGAATTCAGAGTTAATGTGAAAATTACCTTTGAAGTAAAATAA